The sequence below is a genomic window from Nostoc flagelliforme CCNUN1.
GACAGCTTCCACTGAGCCGAATAACTCTGTCAATACTTGGGGAGTAGCTGCCCCCTTAGCGTTCAAGTCTGCAAGTACGCCGGACAGTCCCTTTGACTTCAAAGCCGCAGCGTTAAATTGGACACCTAAATCTTTAGATAACCGAGTTGCAACTAAAGTTGGCGATAACAACGCGGTGATAGCTGCGCGGACGCCTGCTACCGCACTGGAAGCTTGCACACCTTTGGCAGTTGCAGTGGCGACATAAGCAGAAAATTCTTCAAGGCTTACCCCCGCTTCGGCTGCGCTAGTTGCCGCAGAACCGATCATTGCTGCGTACTGAGCTACTGTTATTTTTCCGGCGTTTTGTGTAGCTATTAAAACGTCGGTAATGTGAGCCGCTTTATCTACTGATTGACCATAGGAATTGAGGATTGTGGTAGTCGCATCAGCTACCGTGTTGACATTACTAAATCCACCGATCGCAGCGTAGGTGGAGTTTTTGAGGATATTGGTAACGTCGGCAGTTTTGGAGTAGCCCGACGATAAAACATCGTAAGAACTATTAAGGAGATCGGTAGACGTAGACTGATAACCCAACTCAGCCGACAGTCCGCGCATCGAGTTCGCCAACCCATTACTGTCTTCAGTTAGGGTGGCTGCTTTGGCTTTTGCTGAATCAAAAGCGATCGCAGCTTCTTTGGCTTTGTCTGCGACGATTGTTAGAGCAAGTCCGGCGGTAGCAGCTAAACCCCCAAGAGTAGCTTGTAATGCAGAAGCTGCCCTATTAGCTGGATCGGTATTTAGGTCTACATCTGGCAGTCCACTAAGCAAGCGCCGCAATTCAGCGATATCCCTGGTAAGTTGCTCCCTTGCCAAGCGAATTTGGATATCTACAGTCCCTGCGCTAGTCATTAGTTATTAGGTATTGGTCATTGGTCATTGGTCATTGGTCATTGGTCATTTGTCATTGGGGGAGTGGGGGAGTGGGGAGCAGCAAGGGTAAACCCCTACCTCTACCCAGCCGCCGCCCTGATTAACTCAAGATCAACTAAAGGCCCTACCCAAGTAGGCAATAACCCTTCTTGTGCCAAGTCCAAAAAGACGAGCGCTGTAGCTTGAGAAACACTCAGGCGAGCGCTTTGCTGCAAAAGCTTTTGTTCGTAAGGGTTAAACCAACCTGAGTCCGGGTTTTTGACTCCCTTCAAATAACAAAGTGCTAGTCCCAAACTGGCAATTGGAGCCGCCGATTGGTAGGCATCAATAAGTTGTTTTTGGCGCATCTGCGCCATAGCCTGTTCAATTAGCCAAATCGGTTGATTACCAAAGTTTGCGGCGTTAAACCTTTCCTCCCCCGGATAGTATTGGCGCAGCTGCCAGTAAATCGCAGACCAATCAACAGGCTCTACTTTTTTGGTTCTTCTAGAGTAATTTCGTCAGTGTAAAAGCTGCTATCGACGACAAATCCCAAGGGTACTTTTGATTGATCCGCAAACACAAAGTAAGTACCTGCAATATCTGGGCGACCTGCAACTACCCCACCACAGGCTTTTGCATAATTAGCAGCAGCAATATAGGCATCGCTTCCCTGGAGTCGAACTAAGTAGCTATCGCCAACCCAACGACTGCGTTCGCTGTTGACAAAATCATACAAATCTTCAATTAAGGGGTAGTACTTAATCTTGTCTAGAGTATCTTGGCGAGCCCAATTAGGATCGACTCTGTATCTAAACAGAATCGTAGCAATTTCTACTTTTGCTTCTGATAACGACTGCTGCTTTAATCCCACATAATAATCAGCGATCGCTAACTCTTCGTTGGGTGTCAAAGACCCCAAACGAGCTATCTTCAATACCCCATATTCAGGGTGTCCGATTTCTGCATACTCAAGTGCATCTTTTGGTTCGGTTGACCAGGGTAATTGTCGGCTCATATCATCCTCAGTACAAAATTGTAATTAACGGTTTCAAAAACAACATCAACCAGGGATACCTGGTATTTGACCTGACTATTTTCTTGGTCGATTAGGATTGGGAAATCGCTTAAATCCTCATCAGGATCAGCTAGCAGAATTCCCACCGTAATTTGCTGCTTTTCGACTTGGCAGTGACAAGCGAATAAACCTCTGGTTTGCAAACTCCGGTGGAAAAGCATGTGGGATTAAGCCTTGGGTTTGGGTTGGATTTCGTTGCAATATCCGAGGAATGCGACTTCTAAGTTTTGGCTGACAAAACCATCGGCGGGAGTTTCGTCAGGGATTGAGGTGACGGCGGCGGGCCCCTCAGTTAGCTTGCCAGCCTGATAAGCGTCCGATGGAGGTGGAAGAATCCGCCTTACCCAAACTTCTTGATCGTTTTCGTAAGCATATTCCGCAGTCCGTAACCCGGCGTCGTAGTAAAGATAATTACCTGCTGCTGACAATCCGCGCTCTCGGCTAGTGGTAGTTCCGTCCCGTTCCGAACCAGAGTCGAAAGTGATCGAAGATTGCAGGTTGGCGCTACGGGATACTGAA
It includes:
- a CDS encoding phage tail tube protein, encoding MTQAIQKSKGTKLYLALLPTGVRAKPVDQTLVVAGLSSAAIAKAATSIPLDAPLTGLIPKGQWLLFKDESGVERLAQLSADAAIGASALAVYALPEAIADGSTSEFPVKIQARSGASVSRSANLQSSITFDSGSERDGTTTSRERGLSAAGNYLYYDAGLRTAEYAYENDQEVWVRRILPPPSDAYQAGKLTEGPAAVTSIPDETPADGFVSQNLEVAFLGYCNEIQPKPKA